A window of the Pyrodictium abyssi genome harbors these coding sequences:
- a CDS encoding RNase P subunit p30 family protein: MKFIDLALEPRSLRDAMEMASLAKIMGYRLVAVENSDPQRAREYARVFTEEGIEALTRVTIEAESWGKTVNILKRVALSFDLVAVKPKSAEAARLAARDPRVGLIVLPPGMARYMDKSQTAMLREGGAAVEIRFLPLLYGGDPRSSLRGTMIIARRAAAYEAPLVVTSGARTRWEMWHPRTVQAMLVAFGLPETIAKLAITGYPAAIVNTKARYHSQNGEAD; this comes from the coding sequence TTGAAGTTCATTGACCTAGCACTTGAGCCACGTAGCCTCCGAGACGCTATGGAGATGGCCTCGCTCGCAAAGATAATGGGGTATAGGCTCGTAGCAGTAGAGAATAGTGACCCACAGCGCGCACGCGAATACGCAAGAGTGTTCACAGAAGAGGGTATTGAGGCTCTAACACGTGTAACCATAGAGGCCGAGTCCTGGGGTAAGACTGTCAACATACTGAAGCGAGTAGCCCTAAGCTTTGACCTAGTAGCTGTAAAGCCTAAGTCTGCTGAGGCTGCTAGGCTAGCTGCAAGAGACCCCCGCGTCGGGCTAATAGTGCTACCACCCGGCATGGCCAGGTACATGGATAAGAGCCAGACAGCAATGCTACGAGAGGGCGGAGCAGCAGTCGAGATACGCTTCCTGCCACTGCTCTACGGCGGCGACCCCCGCTCCAGCCTCCGCGGCACAATGATAATTGCGAGGCGGGCAGCGGCGTACGAGGCCCCGCTAGTCGTGACTAGCGGTGCTAGAACCAGGTGGGAGATGTGGCACCCCCGGACAGTACAGGCTATGTTGGTGGCTTTCGGGCTCCCTGAGACCATCGCGAAACTCGCTATAACGGGCTACCCAGCTGCCATAGTTAATACCAAGGCACGATACCATAGCCAGAACGGGGAGGCGGACTAG
- a CDS encoding 50S ribosomal protein L15e, producing the protein MARGLYHYLRETWKQRHEVPELVQLWKRRLMEWRRQPSVVRIEKPTRIDRARSLGYKAKQGIIVVRVRVRKGGLNRPRPNKGRRPKRMGVYGYAPAKSTRLIAEERAARKYPNMEVLNSYYVAEDGEYKWYEVILVDRSHPAVCRDKDLGWICEKQHRGRVFRGLTSAGKKMRGLRKTRGLRGTHKYKWKKKQKERKLKKRHEAHRGARLIAPDEIREKYHHGDLQ; encoded by the coding sequence ATGGCACGCGGTCTATACCACTATCTTAGAGAGACGTGGAAGCAGCGCCACGAGGTACCCGAGCTAGTACAGCTGTGGAAGCGCCGTCTAATGGAGTGGCGTCGTCAGCCAAGTGTGGTCCGCATCGAGAAGCCGACGCGCATTGACCGTGCTCGCAGCCTTGGTTACAAGGCCAAGCAGGGCATCATAGTAGTCCGGGTACGGGTACGCAAGGGTGGCCTAAACAGGCCAAGGCCAAACAAGGGCCGCCGCCCCAAGAGGATGGGTGTCTACGGCTACGCGCCCGCGAAATCCACAAGGCTGATAGCTGAGGAGCGTGCAGCCAGAAAGTACCCGAACATGGAGGTGCTCAACAGCTACTACGTGGCCGAGGACGGCGAGTACAAGTGGTACGAGGTCATACTGGTAGACCGCAGCCACCCCGCTGTGTGCAGGGACAAGGACCTGGGCTGGATATGCGAGAAGCAGCACCGTGGCCGCGTATTCCGCGGCCTAACAAGCGCTGGCAAGAAGATGCGCGGCCTAAGGAAGACACGCGGCCTACGCGGCACGCACAAGTACAAGTGGAAGAAGAAGCAGAAGGAGCGCAAGCTCAAGAAGCGCCACGAGGCCCACCGCGGCGCCCGCCTCATTGCGCCAGACGAGATACGCGAAAAGTACCACCACGGCGACCTACAGTAA
- a CDS encoding 50S ribosomal protein L24e, which translates to MPVVHSCTYCGRDIEPGTGLMYVKNDGSILWFCSSKCFKLWKMGRDPRKLKWTKHYTRLRH; encoded by the coding sequence CACAGCTGTACCTACTGTGGCCGCGACATAGAGCCCGGGACAGGTCTAATGTACGTGAAGAACGATGGCTCAATACTGTGGTTCTGCAGTAGCAAGTGCTTTAAGCTATGGAAGATGGGCCGCGATCCACGTAAGCTAAAGTGGACTAAGCACTACACGAGGCTACGCCACTAG
- a CDS encoding GTP cyclohydrolase IIa, with amino-acid sequence MALLVGIIALVGYREWTEEIGHDREWIIQKRQSAVYLAAIDAAAAGGGYVAPFSHDIMVALLNGVPRKSIEEIYRAVSRESPVPVAMRVTTTRHSDWWQVPLEPGITIDEYDESGVAALHIDLDMVSKERLEKGFLKPFIQVMNLYIKLVEDALPRGYIPGYLGGDNIVVFAPEEDLDKALELVMAAIGGEKYKIGIGVDDNPRAALARAAHALSVIRSTRNSQVYIDRRGVETAAY; translated from the coding sequence ATGGCTCTGCTGGTGGGCATCATAGCTCTAGTAGGCTACCGCGAGTGGACGGAAGAGATAGGCCATGATAGGGAATGGATAATCCAGAAACGGCAGTCAGCTGTATACCTTGCAGCGATAGATGCCGCGGCGGCTGGTGGAGGATACGTAGCCCCGTTCAGCCATGACATAATGGTGGCATTGTTGAACGGTGTTCCGAGAAAAAGCATTGAGGAGATATATAGAGCTGTGAGCCGTGAGTCCCCCGTACCGGTAGCAATGAGGGTGACAACGACGAGACATTCAGACTGGTGGCAGGTACCTCTAGAGCCAGGCATAACTATAGACGAGTACGACGAGAGCGGCGTAGCAGCCCTTCACATCGACCTGGATATGGTCAGCAAGGAGAGACTAGAGAAGGGCTTCCTCAAGCCCTTCATCCAGGTGATGAATCTCTACATTAAGCTCGTAGAGGATGCCCTCCCAAGAGGCTACATACCAGGCTACCTTGGCGGCGACAATATTGTAGTCTTTGCCCCGGAGGAGGATCTCGATAAGGCCCTAGAACTAGTTATGGCTGCAATAGGCGGTGAGAAGTACAAGATAGGTATAGGTGTTGATGATAACCCTCGCGCAGCGTTGGCGCGGGCAGCCCACGCGTTATCAGTCATAAGGAGTACTAGA
- a CDS encoding SagB/ThcOx family dehydrogenase: protein MHIDHVCRAIWSFITRLSEGARRLFLRGVAELVKRNDVAALYHYATMIEEHAYMDSPDVAWPGFFKQYDCLDHVELPKPPEQSGVDVFSAIRLRRSRRSYSSEPLDLHEVSAVLYHAAGIRGWDGDWPLRVYPSAGGLQPVEVYLAADRIDGVERGLYHYNPLNHSLCLLRNGRYMDTLSAIALGQDHVAKAPAALVMTAVYSRTASKYAARSYRYVHLDAGTVVQNVYLAAEAMGLATVVVGAFYDEELCRLLGIDCYNEIPVAIMPIGKRL, encoded by the coding sequence TTGCACATTGACCACGTGTGCAGAGCCATCTGGTCATTTATAACGCGTCTCAGCGAGGGCGCACGAAGGCTGTTCCTCCGCGGCGTCGCCGAGCTAGTGAAGCGTAACGACGTTGCAGCCCTTTACCACTATGCCACTATGATAGAGGAGCACGCCTACATGGATAGCCCAGATGTCGCCTGGCCTGGGTTCTTCAAGCAGTATGACTGCCTTGACCATGTAGAGTTGCCGAAGCCTCCCGAGCAGAGCGGTGTTGATGTTTTCTCCGCTATAAGGCTGCGTAGGAGCCGGAGAAGCTACAGCTCCGAGCCACTTGACCTGCATGAAGTCTCAGCCGTACTCTACCATGCTGCAGGCATACGTGGATGGGATGGTGATTGGCCCCTTAGGGTCTATCCTAGCGCTGGGGGCCTGCAGCCGGTAGAAGTCTACCTAGCTGCTGACCGCATAGATGGCGTTGAGCGCGGGCTTTACCACTATAATCCTCTTAACCATTCTCTATGTTTGCTTAGAAATGGGCGTTACATGGATACGCTTTCCGCCATAGCTCTAGGCCAGGACCATGTTGCCAAGGCTCCAGCTGCGCTGGTGATGACAGCCGTCTATTCTAGGACAGCTAGCAAGTATGCTGCCCGTTCCTACCGCTATGTCCACCTAGACGCTGGGACCGTTGTCCAGAACGTGTACCTGGCCGCGGAGGCAATGGGCTTGGCTACTGTGGTTGTTGGCGCCTTCTATGACGAGGAGTTGTGTAGGCTTCTAGGCATAGACTGCTACAACGAGATACCGGTAGCCATAATGCCTATCGGAAAGAGGTTATGA
- a CDS encoding NAD(P)-dependent oxidoreductase gives MTGCIAILGLGRMGSAMARRLAARGYSLVLWNRTPSKARALAEELGAEVVASPREAADACEFVHIVVSDDEASLEVLSGGNGVATKPLTGRTVFNHTTVTPRHSIVADSIVSRAGGVYVEAPVAGNPRNALEGSLVILCGSRAGEDVCSAKHLHDLGEVVYLGEPPRASAAKLAFNLSFLSIVAGLGEAFALAESYGLSAERFAREVLGRTWLKAIVERYGERLWPRGKASFAAALAGKDARYAFEALTDAGLPGSVAAAVASYYSLMTLMGYGEEDYPSLAGFLANLAGNKRNQQN, from the coding sequence ATGACAGGCTGCATAGCCATCCTAGGCCTGGGGCGTATGGGCTCCGCGATGGCTAGGAGGCTTGCTGCTAGAGGCTATAGCCTGGTTCTTTGGAACCGTACACCGTCAAAGGCTAGGGCTCTTGCAGAAGAGCTGGGAGCCGAAGTCGTTGCCTCGCCCCGTGAGGCGGCTGATGCATGCGAGTTCGTACACATAGTCGTATCTGATGACGAGGCCTCGCTCGAGGTACTATCTGGGGGAAACGGTGTAGCAACAAAGCCGCTGACCGGCAGGACCGTCTTCAACCATACGACTGTTACACCTAGGCATAGCATCGTGGCAGACAGTATAGTGTCGCGCGCTGGCGGCGTCTACGTGGAAGCCCCGGTTGCCGGTAACCCCCGCAACGCCCTCGAAGGTAGCCTCGTCATACTCTGCGGCTCTAGGGCTGGCGAAGATGTGTGTAGCGCTAAGCACCTACACGATTTAGGCGAGGTTGTCTACCTAGGCGAGCCCCCTAGAGCGTCTGCAGCGAAGCTGGCGTTTAACCTATCATTCCTCTCCATAGTAGCTGGGCTGGGAGAGGCCTTCGCTCTAGCCGAGTCCTACGGGCTGAGCGCAGAGCGCTTCGCGAGAGAAGTTCTAGGCAGAACATGGCTTAAAGCGATAGTAGAGAGGTACGGCGAGAGGCTATGGCCCCGTGGAAAGGCTAGCTTTGCTGCCGCACTTGCAGGAAAAGATGCTAGGTACGCGTTCGAAGCCCTAACCGACGCCGGACTACCGGGCAGCGTTGCAGCCGCTGTGGCTAGCTATTACTCGCTGATGACGCTAATGGGCTACGGTGAGGAAGACTATCCCTCGCTTGCAGGATTCCTAGCCAATCTCGCGGGCAACAAGAGGAACCAGCAGAACTAG
- the ndk gene encoding nucleoside-diphosphate kinase — protein sequence MAVERTFVMIKPDAVKRGLVGEIIARFERKGLKIKALKMKWLTREEAEKLYEVHRGKPFFEELVEFITSGPVVAMILEGDSAVEVVRLMIGPTDGRKAPPGTIRGDFALDIGANVIHASDSKESFEREYKVFFSDNEIVGDY from the coding sequence GTGGCAGTAGAGCGCACCTTCGTTATGATAAAGCCTGACGCGGTTAAGCGCGGGCTAGTGGGCGAGATAATAGCCAGGTTTGAGAGGAAAGGCCTCAAGATAAAGGCCCTAAAGATGAAGTGGCTTACGCGCGAGGAGGCCGAGAAACTCTACGAAGTCCACCGCGGCAAGCCATTCTTCGAGGAACTAGTAGAGTTCATCACTAGCGGCCCGGTAGTAGCCATGATACTCGAGGGCGACAGTGCAGTAGAGGTAGTAAGGCTAATGATAGGGCCAACCGACGGCAGGAAGGCCCCGCCGGGAACCATACGCGGTGACTTCGCGCTAGATATAGGCGCCAACGTGATACACGCAAGCGACAGCAAGGAGTCCTTTGAGCGCGAGTACAAGGTATTCTTCAGCGACAACGAGATAGTAGGAGACTACTAG
- a CDS encoding dihydrofolate reductase family protein has protein sequence MTRPAARPYTIIFSTATLDGRIASSTRYSMLSCSYDLARLRLLRGAAEAVMVGASTVLIDNPSLRRRLNPSSSKYYRVVVDGKLRLHERLRLVNEPGPLVIVFTAVHDDEKIERLKARGVHVHVVGENGVVDLAKAMEILVVEYGIKRLLIEGGGILNYNMLRAGLVDEIRVTYTPYIFAAGRSVVEDPGATGFTTTSQSPRLRLICLEKCPCGNCVHVAYRVESTCCPPATGPYAEPCLSERIAALMEKASKEAA, from the coding sequence TTGACAAGGCCAGCGGCGCGGCCATACACAATAATATTCTCCACAGCTACACTTGATGGGAGAATAGCGTCCTCTACTCGGTACAGCATGCTGAGCTGCAGCTATGACCTCGCAAGGCTCAGACTGCTAAGAGGTGCCGCTGAAGCAGTAATGGTCGGCGCCTCCACGGTCCTGATAGATAACCCCTCGCTCCGGAGAAGACTGAACCCTAGCAGTAGTAAGTACTACCGTGTAGTAGTAGATGGTAAACTGCGGCTACACGAAAGACTACGCCTCGTAAATGAACCCGGCCCACTCGTCATAGTGTTTACAGCGGTGCACGATGACGAGAAGATTGAGCGTCTAAAGGCCAGGGGAGTCCACGTACACGTAGTTGGCGAGAACGGTGTAGTAGACCTCGCCAAGGCCATGGAGATACTAGTCGTGGAATATGGCATAAAGCGGCTACTCATAGAGGGAGGTGGGATACTAAACTATAACATGCTTAGAGCCGGGCTCGTAGACGAGATACGGGTAACATACACCCCATACATCTTCGCGGCTGGAAGAAGCGTGGTGGAGGATCCCGGGGCTACAGGGTTCACTACAACCAGCCAGTCCCCGCGACTAAGACTCATATGTCTTGAGAAGTGCCCCTGCGGCAACTGTGTACACGTAGCCTACCGCGTAGAATCTACCTGTTGCCCCCCGGCTACCGGTCCCTACGCCGAGCCATGCCTCTCCGAGAGAATAGCAGCTCTCATGGAGAAAGCCAGCAAGGAGGCCGCATAA
- a CDS encoding DMT family transporter encodes MELRGLAAVIVAVAAWSLAPAIVSRASLKVERVNPWAFNGWRMLIAALATIPLAYVYEGFPLTTPWLDPVFELGVWLGGVFATILGDGLFVYSVSRIGAGITMPISYLFVIWTSLYDYFRGMAGENVLLAAALALAGIWIVSTSSGGRPSPSRRYRLSAIAAAIATSFIWGASMYAYQAALEKAGYLSVASARAIFTVLVLLYPILTWRDASRVAVEIAASSLLGYVVGALAFLVALSLMPASIVAIGLALSPITTQLIVAPIAKERIEQRLLVGGALITAALILANIEHVGW; translated from the coding sequence ATGGAGCTTAGAGGGCTCGCCGCTGTAATTGTAGCAGTTGCAGCATGGAGCTTAGCCCCCGCTATAGTGAGCCGCGCATCGTTGAAGGTAGAGCGGGTGAACCCTTGGGCTTTCAACGGGTGGCGGATGCTCATCGCAGCTCTAGCTACTATACCTCTTGCGTACGTCTACGAGGGCTTTCCCCTTACTACTCCTTGGCTTGATCCTGTTTTCGAACTAGGCGTGTGGCTAGGCGGGGTATTTGCCACGATCTTGGGCGATGGCCTCTTCGTCTACAGTGTTAGCCGTATAGGCGCAGGCATAACGATGCCTATATCATACTTATTCGTGATATGGACAAGCCTCTACGACTACTTTAGAGGCATGGCCGGCGAAAACGTCCTCTTAGCAGCTGCGCTCGCACTCGCAGGTATATGGATCGTATCCACTAGCAGCGGGGGAAGACCCTCGCCGTCTCGCCGCTACCGTTTATCCGCTATAGCAGCCGCCATAGCCACATCATTCATATGGGGCGCTAGCATGTACGCCTACCAAGCTGCACTTGAAAAGGCAGGCTATCTCAGCGTAGCTAGTGCTAGAGCTATATTCACTGTCCTAGTGCTTCTCTACCCAATACTAACGTGGCGTGACGCAAGCCGCGTGGCAGTAGAAATAGCTGCGAGCTCGCTACTAGGCTACGTCGTTGGCGCACTAGCATTTCTTGTGGCTCTCTCGCTGATGCCCGCAAGCATTGTAGCCATAGGACTAGCACTATCGCCTATAACAACACAGCTCATTGTAGCCCCTATAGCCAAAGAGCGTATCGAGCAACGCCTACTAGTAGGCGGCGCATTGATAACGGCGGCACTCATACTTGCAAACATCGAACATGTAGGATGGTAG
- a CDS encoding Rpp14/Pop5 family protein, whose amino-acid sequence MQLETAVLAALAAGLAGYMAWDIYNRRMLERRIESLEKRLNSLAGEMGRVLKAAGYALQSIDAEEFLEKLRRRRRRRYIAFIVVYEGEQPPSPQEVERAIIRATERLAGQLTVALARLQLVYYDPERAAGILRASHDTKYLVLAALGLVRRIGDKRAVIIPVRTSGTIKRAKRALAVARRRLP is encoded by the coding sequence TTGCAGCTGGAGACAGCTGTACTAGCAGCGCTAGCCGCCGGCCTCGCTGGCTACATGGCTTGGGACATCTACAACAGAAGAATGCTTGAGAGGCGCATAGAGAGTCTAGAGAAGCGGCTAAACAGCCTAGCCGGGGAAATGGGTAGAGTCCTAAAGGCGGCAGGTTACGCGCTCCAGAGCATTGATGCGGAAGAGTTCCTAGAGAAGCTGCGTAGACGTAGACGGCGCCGCTACATAGCCTTCATAGTAGTCTACGAGGGAGAACAACCACCCTCGCCGCAGGAGGTAGAACGTGCAATAATACGGGCCACTGAGAGGCTAGCTGGGCAACTAACGGTAGCGCTAGCCCGTCTACAGCTAGTGTACTATGACCCGGAGAGAGCGGCTGGCATACTACGCGCCTCGCATGATACAAAGTATCTCGTTCTAGCTGCCCTAGGGCTAGTAAGGCGTATCGGCGATAAACGCGCTGTTATAATCCCGGTACGGACGAGTGGCACTATAAAGAGGGCTAAACGCGCACTAGCCGTCGCCAGGCGGAGACTGCCTTGA
- a CDS encoding RNA-binding domain-containing protein has product MPMPSKVIRVEIAAHAHATEDVDRVKQAILNIIPEALHSKVEFTIHTLEGHYNNPITRIMVRLEGGAAEEFVRGLAEKLDKESKKIIAMMLENRYDAKQGRFYLRFSKQDAFLGELRFYDGDDVIHVMINLRGTPRLEKAIKVLKELGLVS; this is encoded by the coding sequence ATGCCTATGCCTAGCAAGGTCATAAGGGTAGAGATAGCTGCTCATGCACACGCCACCGAGGATGTGGACAGAGTTAAGCAAGCAATACTCAACATCATACCAGAGGCGCTTCACAGCAAGGTGGAGTTCACAATCCACACTCTAGAGGGGCACTACAATAACCCGATAACGAGGATAATGGTCAGGCTCGAAGGCGGAGCTGCAGAGGAGTTTGTACGTGGGCTTGCAGAGAAGCTTGACAAGGAGAGCAAGAAGATCATTGCTATGATGCTTGAAAACCGGTACGATGCAAAACAGGGCAGGTTCTACCTAAGGTTCAGCAAGCAGGACGCCTTCCTAGGCGAACTAAGGTTCTACGATGGAGACGACGTTATCCATGTAATGATCAACCTTAGGGGGACTCCGCGCCTCGAAAAAGCCATAAAGGTTCTCAAGGAATTGGGGCTCGTGTCTTGA
- a CDS encoding redox-regulated ATPase YchF: protein MPPPERQAGMVGKTNVGKSTFFAAATLATVEIGNRPFVTLEPSTGVGYVRKRCVHVELGLPRCDPASGYCTDGWRFIPVKLIDIPGLIPGAHEGKGLGNRFLDAIRQADAIILVVDASGSTDAAGNPVPPGTYDPVDEVRWLEKELEEWIYGILLNDWDRFAMKVSTTGANIVEALTQRLSGLSIRRYHVEKALEYAGLVGKSLTAWTREDLRRFAKGIRISKPMLIAANKADIPEAEDNIKRMKKELKDYIVVPTSAAAELALRRAARAGVIKYIPGDSDFEIIDEDKLSKKQLQALEYIRERVLRKWGSTGVQEAINKTFLELLNMIAVYPVEDANKFTDGRGRILPDAYLVPRGTTARELAYMVHTDLGKTFLYAVNARTKTRVGEDYELEDDDVIKIVAAAAKKS, encoded by the coding sequence TTGCCGCCACCTGAAAGACAGGCGGGCATGGTAGGCAAGACAAATGTCGGGAAGTCAACATTCTTCGCAGCTGCGACGCTCGCAACAGTGGAGATAGGCAATAGGCCATTCGTCACGCTGGAGCCGAGCACTGGTGTGGGATACGTTAGGAAGCGCTGTGTCCACGTAGAGCTAGGACTTCCCCGCTGTGACCCCGCCTCCGGCTACTGCACTGACGGCTGGCGCTTCATCCCAGTCAAGCTCATAGATATACCAGGCCTAATTCCGGGCGCGCATGAGGGTAAGGGCCTCGGTAACAGGTTCCTCGACGCCATAAGGCAGGCCGACGCGATAATACTAGTGGTTGACGCCTCTGGCTCCACCGATGCTGCAGGAAACCCCGTACCGCCGGGAACGTATGACCCAGTGGACGAGGTTCGCTGGCTCGAAAAGGAGCTAGAAGAATGGATATACGGGATACTGCTCAACGACTGGGACCGTTTCGCCATGAAGGTCTCCACGACCGGGGCTAACATCGTCGAGGCTCTCACCCAGAGGCTTAGCGGCCTAAGCATCCGGAGATACCACGTGGAAAAGGCGCTAGAGTATGCTGGCCTGGTAGGCAAGTCGCTCACAGCCTGGACACGGGAAGACCTCCGGAGATTCGCTAAAGGAATAAGGATCTCAAAGCCAATGCTCATAGCTGCTAACAAGGCAGATATACCGGAGGCAGAAGACAACATAAAGCGCATGAAGAAGGAGCTCAAGGACTACATAGTCGTGCCCACTAGCGCGGCTGCAGAGCTCGCGCTGCGACGGGCAGCGCGCGCCGGAGTAATAAAGTACATACCTGGTGATAGCGACTTCGAAATAATCGACGAGGACAAGCTGTCAAAGAAGCAGCTCCAGGCCCTCGAGTACATAAGGGAGCGTGTGCTCCGGAAGTGGGGGTCAACCGGTGTACAAGAGGCGATAAACAAGACGTTCCTAGAGCTGCTCAACATGATAGCGGTGTACCCGGTTGAGGACGCCAACAAGTTCACGGATGGTCGCGGAAGGATTCTGCCTGACGCCTATCTAGTACCCCGAGGGACTACTGCGCGCGAGCTAGCCTACATGGTGCACACTGACCTCGGGAAGACATTCCTCTACGCGGTAAACGCTAGGACAAAGACACGAGTGGGAGAAGACTACGAGCTAGAAGACGATGACGTCATCAAGATAGTTGCTGCCGCGGCCAAGAAGAGCTAG